The genomic interval ACCTTGATGAACGTTCTCTACGGGTTATACAAACCAGATTCTGGAACAGTGACCGTGGCTGGAAACCCAATGGCGCTCAACTCGTCGCGCGATGCGATCCAACACGGCATCGGTATGGTGCACCAGCACTTCATGCTCATCCCGGTGTTCACCGTCACCGAAAATATCATGCTCGGAGCCGAAACCGACCATCGCGCCGCGCCGAACGAAATGCCGTTGGTGAAATTGGATCGCGCGGAGGTGGCGCAAAAAGTGAGAGACCTCTCGCATCAATACGGGCTTGAAGTTGATCCCGAGGCGGTTGTGGGGAACCTGCCTGTGGGCGTTCAACAGCGCGTCGAGATCGTCAAGGCGCTCTACCGTAAGGCAAACATCCTCATCCTCGACGAACCGACCGCCGTGTTAACCCCGCAAGAAGCGGATGATCTCTTCCGCATTATGCACGAGTTGACCGACAAGGGCGTATCGATCGTGTTCATCACCCATAAACTCAAAGAGGTATTGAAAGTTGCCGACCGCATCACCGTCATGCGCGCGGGGCGCGTTGTGGGAAGCGCCAACCCAAAAGAAAGCAATGAGCAACAACTTGCCTCGATGATGGTGGGGCGCGAAGTGATTCTCACCGTGCAAAAGAAACCCGCCGAACCCAAAGAGGACGTTCTCATCGTCAACAACCTGCGCGTCAAAGATGTGCGCGGGCTTGAAGCGGTGCGTGGCGTTTCGTTCAACGTTCGCGCCGGCGAAGTGTTGGGCTTGGCGGGCGTGCAAGGCAACGGGCAGACCGAACTGGCGGAGGCGCTGAGCGGTCTGCGCGCCAGTGAAGGAGGTCATTTCTCGATTGGCGGGCGCGAACTGACCGGGAAGCCGCCGCGCCAGATCACCGAGGCCGGTTTGGCAAATATTCCCGAAGACCGTCAACGGCATGGGCTGGTGCTTGGCTACACCATCGCAGATAACATGGCGCTCTGCGACTACTACCATGCGCCATTCTCAAAAGGGATCGTCATTCAGCAGAATCAAGTGGATGCGAATGCGCGAAAACTGATCGAAAATTACGATGTGCGCACGCCCTCCCCATATACTGCGGCTGGCAAACTGTCCGGCGGAAACCAACAAAAGGTGATTGTGGCGCGCGAACTCAGCCGCCCGGTAAAACTGGTGCTTGCGTCGCAACCCACGCGCGGCTTGGATGTGGGCTCGATCGAATACATCCACAAGCAGATCATTGCCATGCGCGATCGCGGTGTGGCGGTCCTGCTCGTTTCGGCAGAATTAGACGAGATCCTGTCGCTCTCGGATCGGATCGCGGTGATCTATCGCGGCGAGATCATCTCCACAGTGGATAGCAAAGACGCCTCGCGCGAACAGTTGGGCTTGTTGATGGCTGGGGTGCATGAACCAGCCTGACCCGTCGGTTTGACGCGCGTTTTTCATCCACAACCATCCCTCTTGAAAAATCGAGAGGGATGGTTTTTTTAGGAACAAAGGGCAATTTTTCTCCGTCTGGACTGGTGTAGAATATCGAAAACTACCATCGAAGAAAGAGAATAGAGAATGAGAAATTTTCACCGCCTTACCCTGATCGCAACGGTTGTGGTTCTTATCTTATCCGCCTGCAACCTGCCATCGAACAAGCCGCCCACTGAAGACCCCAATGCGGTTTCGACTAACGCCGCGCTCACGGTGCAAGCCCTGCTGAACCAGGCGACGCCGTTTAGCACGCCGACCCTGCCACCTCCTCCCGCGCCGACGAATACGATTGCCGCCCCGCCGACGCTTGCCATTCCCACCTCCACAACCGCCCCGATCTCCACATCCACCCAGACTTGCGATATGGCGCAATTCGTCAAAGATGTGACCGTGCCCGACGGCTCTAGTTTTAACGCGAACGATACCTTCACGAAAACATGGCGGCTGAGGAACGCGGGTTCCTGCGTGTGGAACGGATATGCGCTGGTCTTCGACAGCGGCGACGCGATGAGCGGTGTTTCACCGGTGGCGATCGGCGCTGTGAACCCGGGGCAGGAAGTGGATGTTTCTGTGAGCCTCAAAGCGCCCGCGTCCAACGGAACGTATCGCGGGTATTGGCGGATTCGCAATGCCAGCGGCGTGTTAATTCCCGTGCAGGGCGGCGCGCAACAAGGCAAATCGTTCTTTGTTGAGATTAAGGTAGGCGGGGGTAGTGGAGGTCCCTTCGCTGTCACCGGGGTCACGTTCTCGGTTTCCGGCTCGTGCGGCGGCTTTACCATTACGGCAAATATTACCGCCAATGGGCCGGGCAACGTAACGTATAAGTGGATGAGGAGCGATGGCGCTACCGATAATGCCGCGCATGCCCCGATCGTATTTGCCGCCGCGGGCACGCAATCGGTCAATACAACCTGGTCTGTGTCGGCGCCCGGGCAATCGTTCTGGATGGAAATTTACATCGACGCTCCAAATCATCAGCAGTTCGGGCGGGCAAACTTTAGTTGCCCATAAGCAGATAAATGAAAAGTGAGAACGCCCGGCGGAACTGGTCGGGCGTTTTTCATCACAGGTATAATCTTTTCGACACACCTCGTTTTAGAAAGGAAGTTTGCATGTTCCAAATTCGCACGCACAACATCTTGGCATGGGCGGTCAGTCTGTCTTTGTTCCTTACGGCTTGCGGCGCAAATTCGCAAAACGAAGCAGCCATCGCAACCGCAGTGGCGCAAACAGTGGAAGCGGGCGCGTCCTCCGCGCCATTGCCGGTGCTTCAAACAAACACGCCCGAGCCGAGCCTTCCCACCTTGCTACCCACGCTCACGCCGGGGTTTACCCCAACGGCAGAGTCGACTCTCTCCTCCGCGCCATCAGACCCGAACTGCATTCATGCCAACCTGGTCGGCGAATACCCGCCCGATGGCACGGTCTACAAACCGGACACAGATTTTACAAAGACCTGGACGATCAAAAACGAAGGCACTTGCACATGGGACTCCACCTATCGATTAATCTTCTGGAGCGGCGACGCACTGGGCGGCGCCACGTACTATAACCTGCCGGAGATCGTCGCGCCCGGCGACGATATTCCGATCACGATCAATCTCAAAGCCCCCTCTGCCGAGGGAACCTATACCGGCTACTGGCGCTTACAGACCCCATGGAACGCCGTCTTTGGCGTGGGTCAGTACAGCCAGGCGTTTTATGCAAACATTGTGGTGGATAAACGCCCACAACGGGAGTATGGGATTGTGGACTTAGAATACCAAATTGTCCGCGAACCCGCCGAGGGTTGTCCCGTCAATGTGCTGTATACGGTATACGCCACGATCACCACGAGTGGACCATTGGATCTCAGTTATTACTGGGAGCAAAAAGACGGAAATGAAAGCGCGGTGAAAGAACTTTCCTTCGCCGCCGCAGGCTCGAAGACCGTCTCACGCAGCTGGATGGTCGGCAGGGGAGACAGCCCCAATGAACGCTGGATGCAGATCATCGTCTTGATGCCCGAGTACACAGAATTTCCAAAAGCGACGTGGCCCAATAACTGCCCATAAACGCTTCAAAATCGCCGGAGCCGAACCGCTTCGGCGATTTTCTTTGGGAACCCGGCGGAGGCAAATTGCGTTTATACATGTGACGATACCCTCGGAGGCATTATGATTTCCGCCCGCTTTACAAAATTTCTACTTTGGACGCTCGCTCTTTCCACCATTTTGGCTTGTGGACTCTTTTCTCCCGATCCCTCTCCCCAGCCTGCAGAAACGTTGAACGCCTTGTACACATCCGCCGCGCAGACGTTGGACGCACTCTCCACACAGGTGGCGTTTACCCCAACCCCTCAACCTACGGCAACAAGCACCTTGTTATTTGGCAATTCGAGCCCCACGCCACTCAACACATCGACCAACGCGCCGCCGGTCGCAACGCTGACAAGATGCGACGCCGCCGCCTTTGTCAGCGATGTGACGTATGCCGACGGCGCCGCGGTCGGACGCGGAAGCAACTTCACAAAAATCTGGCGGTTGAAAAACGTCGGCGCCTGCGCATGGACAACTTCGTACGCCATTGTGTACGTCAGCGGGGAAAAATTTGGCGCGCCAAACTCGGTTTCCATGCCGGGCAATGTGGGACCCGGCCAAACTGTGGATATCACGCTCAACCTCGTCGCTCCAAGCCAGAACGGCAGATACCGGGGCTATTGGATTCTACGAAATGCGGCCGGGGTCTTATTTGGGATAGGCAACGCGGCGGATTCAAGTTTTTACGTGGATGTCAGCGTCAACGGATATACCCTGGGCGCGTATGATTTTGTTGCCAACTATTGCGATGCCGCCTGGAAAAGCGAAACAAAAAACCTGAATTGTCCGGGATCACAAGGCGACGACCGGGGATTCACCCGGGCGTTAACCTCCCCCAAAATGGAGGATGGAACCGCGCGCGGCGACGCCTTGCTCACCTACCCCAATAAATCTGGAAGCGGATCGATCACCGGGAAATTCCCGAGCTTCACTGTAAAAAAGGGCGACCGTTTCCAGGCGCTGATCGGCTGTCAATATCAAGCCACAGAGTGTAATGTCGTCTTCCGCTTGCAATACCAGATCGGGAACGGAGATGTGAAAACACTCGGGCAATGGCAGGAAGTGTACGAAGGACAATACAATTCCCTGAGCGTCGATCTGAGCGCCCTGGCCGGTGAAAAGGTCAAATTCATCCTAACCGTGCTTGCCAATGGAACATCGCACGATGATTTTGCCCTCTGGGTTGCCCCTCGCATCACACGCCAAAGCGCCGACCCTGCCACGGCCACAGTGACTATGACTCCCACCATCACACAAACACCCACCATCACATTGACCCCGACCGTTACTTCCACTCCGACTGTCACAGTCACAGCCACATCGACTTTAACCCCAACAACCACGCCTACTTCGACCGAAACGCCCACACCTACGCCATAAGCCCTCAAAACAATTGCGATATAATGATGCTGGAAGGCGCAAAAACAAACAATCCTTCCAGTATCATTGTTTTGAACCAGTCTCACGGAGGAACAAACATGCCTGCTCGACAACCCGCACGGCGGGTCATGCCAGTTGTTTTGATGATTACGCTCATTCTTGCAGGGTGTAATTTTGGCGCCACGCCCGCGCCAACAATGGATGTGAACGCCGCCATTACTTCCATTGCCGGCACAACCGTTGCGCAACTCGCTTTGCAATTCACCCAAACTGCGCTTGCCAATCCATCCCCGACCGTTCAGCCGACAAATACCCTTGAGCCATCCCCTACTACGGGTATCGTTACCGTCGAAGGCGCATCTCCAACGGTTGGAACGCCTCCCACCATTTCCTTCAATAGCACGCCCCTGCCCGGTTTCACAGCCCTGCCTTCCCCCACTCAAGCCGGGGCAACCGCCGCGCTGGGTGACGAATGCAGTAATAGCGCATTCGAGGGCGATGTGACCATTCCCGATGGCACGGTCCTTAAACCCGGTCAAGATTTCGTAAAACAATGGGCGATCAAAAATACAGGCAACTGCGCCTGGGATGAAGGATTCACGCTCGTCTTCATTGGAGGCGACCGGTCAATCGACCCGTATGACTTCTCCTTCAAGAAACCGGAAGATTTTGTCAGCCCGGGCGAATCGATCAACATCGGCATCCGGTTGACTGCGCCGCTTACCCCAGGGGATTATCAAGGGCATTGGCGACTGCGCAACGACAGAGGCTACTACTTTGGAACGATTCTTTCCGTCTACTTTACGGTAAAGAAATGATCCTGAAATGATTTCGATACGAGGCGCTATGAAACGTAAAATAGTTTTTATCTCTCTGCTGGTTATCGTTCTCCTCGCCGCGTGCGGCGGGCAAGCCACCCCCTCCGAACCGACGCCGGATGTTGCCGCCGTGCGGACTTCCGCCGCCAGCACGGTTGTCTCTCAATTCACCCTAACCGCGGCAGTCTTTACACCAACGGTCTCTGCCCCGGCGACCGAACCCCCGGTCGTGGAAGATGCCGCCACTGCCACACCAGAAACCGTCGCGCAAGAAACGTCGGCATCCACACCCGGCACACAGATCCCGTGCGACCTGCTCAACTACGACCCAGTCACCGTGGATGTGAATGTGCCGGATAACACCATCATGGCGCCGGGACAGGAGTTTATCAAAACCTGGCGCGTGAAAAACACCGGCTCATGCCCATGGGGCGCGGGATATGTGCTCGCTTACGCC from Candidatus Defluviilinea gracilis carries:
- a CDS encoding ABC transporter ATP-binding protein, which translates into the protein MTDITPIILEAKGITKKFPGVLANDNVNFDLHKGEIHALLGENGAGKSTLMNVLYGLYKPDSGTVTVAGNPMALNSSRDAIQHGIGMVHQHFMLIPVFTVTENIMLGAETDHRAAPNEMPLVKLDRAEVAQKVRDLSHQYGLEVDPEAVVGNLPVGVQQRVEIVKALYRKANILILDEPTAVLTPQEADDLFRIMHELTDKGVSIVFITHKLKEVLKVADRITVMRAGRVVGSANPKESNEQQLASMMVGREVILTVQKKPAEPKEDVLIVNNLRVKDVRGLEAVRGVSFNVRAGEVLGLAGVQGNGQTELAEALSGLRASEGGHFSIGGRELTGKPPRQITEAGLANIPEDRQRHGLVLGYTIADNMALCDYYHAPFSKGIVIQQNQVDANARKLIENYDVRTPSPYTAAGKLSGGNQQKVIVARELSRPVKLVLASQPTRGLDVGSIEYIHKQIIAMRDRGVAVLLVSAELDEILSLSDRIAVIYRGEIISTVDSKDASREQLGLLMAGVHEPA